In Tachysurus fulvidraco isolate hzauxx_2018 chromosome 1, HZAU_PFXX_2.0, whole genome shotgun sequence, a single window of DNA contains:
- the f2 gene encoding prothrombin — protein MGAVPAPLLLTLFLSQVFQLTLCYDVFIEEKRASQVIRAKRANSHFEEVKKGNLKRECFEEICDHEEAREVFEADDKTAAFWNTYLACSGTTVQRNVDSVRGIQTCVDQKGLCYINTGEHYRGNVNVTLSGKPCQYWKSNFPHRITEFNTTELNLPENFCRNPDKRVGGPWCFTSDPTVRTEKCAVAKCGEKIPTPVLPVQVKEVKDRQDNCLQGIGESYTGTLAVTLHGHTCLDWNLPKVKALSVGKGFKPEVILLKNYCRNPDGDMEGPWCYVKQAENITIGYCDLVLCDAPVEEEVDKSSIQQRTVGVKRDNFFDARFFGQGELECGERPLFEKLNKGDATEIELIKSYEKRIVNGETAEVGSAPWQVMLYKRNPQELLCGASLISDVWILTAAHCILYPPWGKNFTIDDLLVRLGKHERAKYERGTEKIVAIDDIIVHPKYNWKENLNRDIALLHMKKPVSFTNYIFPICLPTKQIVNSLIADGYKGRVTGWGNLKEAWTSNPQNLPAMLQQIHLPIVDQETCRKSTSIRITDNMFCAGYKPEDNKRGDSCEGDSGGPFVMKNPGDNRWYQIGIVSWGEGCDRDGKYGFYTHLFRMRPWMRKVIEKSDGSDD, from the exons ATGGGAGCAGTACCAGCACCTCTGCTTCTAACACTTTTTCTCAGTCAAGTTTTTCAGCTTACGCTCTGCTATGATG TTTTTATCGAAGAGAAGAGAGCTTCTCAGGTAATCCGTGCAAAGAGAGCAAACTCACATTTTGAAGAGGTAAAGAAAGGGAATCTGAAAAGGGAATGTTTTGAGGAGATCTGTGACCATGAGGAGGCTCGAGAGGTGTTTGAAGCCGACGATAAAACG GCTGCATTTTGGAACACGTACTTGG CTTGTTCTGGCACCACGGTACAACGGAACGTGGACAGTGTCCGAGGAATTCAAACTTGTGTAGATCAGAAAG GTCTCTGCTACATTAATACTGGTGAACACTACAGAGGTAATGTCAATGTCACTCTCTCAGGAAAGCCGTGCCAATACTGGAAAAGCAACTTCCCTCACAGAATCac TGAGTTCAATACAACAGAGCTGAACCTGCCAGAGAATTTCTGCAGGAATCCCGATAAGAGAGTCGGTGGACCATGGTGCTTCACCAGTGACCCCACCGTCAGGACAGAGAAATGTGCAGTAGCAAAATGTG GTGAAAAGATACCAACGCCTGTCCTCCCTGTCCAAGTAAAGGAGGTGAAGGATCGTCAAGACAACTGTTTACAGGGCATTGGGGAGAGCTACACTGGAACTCTGGCAGTGACTTTGCATGGCCACACCTGCCTAGACTGGAACCTTCCCAAAGTGAAAGCTCTGAGTGTGGGTAAGGGTTTCAAGCCAGAGGTCATCCTGTTGAAAAACTACTGCAGGAACCCGGATGGAGACATGGAGGGACCGTGGTGCTATGTGAAGCAggcagaaaacatcaccatagGCTACTGTGATTTGGTACTCTGTG ATGCTCCTGTAGAAGAGGAGGTAGACAAAAGTAGTATTCAACAAAGAACTGTTGGAGTAAAAAGGGACAATTTCTTTGACGCTCGCTTCTTTGGCCAAGGAGAATTGG AATGTGGTGAGCGACCCTTGTTCGAGAAGCTAAACAAAGGAGATGCGACGGAAATTGAGCTCATCAAATCCTATGAAAAGCGGATTGTAAACGGAGAGACTGCTGAAGTAGGAAGTGCACCATG GCAAGTGATGCTGTACAAGCGTAATCCTCAGGAGCTGCTATGTGGAGCCAGTTTGATCAGCGATGTCTGGATCCTCACCGCTGCCCACTGCATCCTTTACCCACCATGGGGCAAAAACTTCACAATCGATGACCTTCTTGTGCGACTTGGGAAACATGAGCGGGCCAA GTATGAGAGAGGTACAGAGAAGATTGTCGCGATCGATGATATCATCGTCCATCCTAAGTATAACTGGAAAGAGAATCTGAACAGAGACATTGCTCTCCTGCACATGAAGAAACCTGTCTCCTTCACCAATTACATCTTCCCCATCTGCCTTCCCACCAAACAGATCGTAAACAG tttgATTGCAGACGGCTACAAGGGTCGTGTGACAGGCTGGGGGAACCTGAAAGAGGCATGGACATCCAACCCACAAAACCTTCCAGCCATGCTGCAGCAGATCCATTTGCCCATCGTGGACCAAGAAACCTGCCGCAAATCCACCAGCATCCGCATTACAGACAACATGTTCTGTGCAG GTTATAAACCTGAAGATAATAAAAGAGGTGATTCCTGTGAGGGAGACAGTGGTGGACCTTTTGTGATGAAG AATCCTGGTGACAATCGCTGGTACCAGATTGGTATCGTTTCATGGGGTGAAGGCTGTGACCGTGATGGGAAATACGGATTTTACACTCATTTGTTCCGTATGCGCCCCTGGATGAGGAAGGTCATCGAGAAATCAGATGGTTCTGATGACTGA